A stretch of Mesorhizobium sp. M2A.F.Ca.ET.046.03.2.1 DNA encodes these proteins:
- a CDS encoding tyrosine-type recombinase/integrase, with the protein MDAIGATTPVDIRDRALLLLATTGIRNGELRAIQLQDIDWRAGEVSVRRTKGKRDRVAPPLEETGAALADYVLRARPKVDSPYLFLSFTPPVAAFKCAFATWRG; encoded by the coding sequence ATCGATGCGATCGGCGCAACGACGCCCGTCGACATCCGCGATCGAGCCCTGCTGCTACTCGCCACGACGGGCATTCGCAACGGTGAGCTACGCGCCATTCAGCTGCAGGATATCGACTGGCGTGCTGGCGAGGTATCGGTCCGGCGCACCAAGGGCAAGCGGGATCGGGTGGCGCCGCCGCTCGAGGAGACCGGCGCCGCGCTCGCCGACTACGTCCTGCGCGCTCGACCGAAGGTGGATAGTCCGTATCTGTTCCTGTCCTTCACGCCGCCCGTGGCAGCATTCAAATGCGCGTTTGCGACATGGCGGGGTTGA
- a CDS encoding thiamine pyrophosphate-dependent enzyme, with the protein MLRSRSTLFVKSSNTSTCGAAAPMVRNCVSVVVIVLKNGVLGFQRHAEAMPLGPCTSACHFAPVDHAAIARACGCGATVVRVPDDIGPALEALASERPWLVKVVAAPNAHPALSLFGGAVDQNVVRDVGSV; encoded by the coding sequence ATGCTGCGGTCACGATCAACGCTCTTTGTCAAATCCTCCAACACATCGACCTGTGGCGCCGCCGCGCCGATGGTACGCAACTGCGTGTCCGTCGTCGTAATCGTGCTAAAGAATGGCGTGCTCGGCTTCCAAAGGCATGCCGAAGCAATGCCGTTAGGACCCTGTACGAGCGCCTGCCATTTCGCTCCAGTCGACCACGCAGCAATCGCCCGGGCGTGCGGTTGCGGCGCGACCGTCGTCAGGGTACCGGACGACATAGGGCCTGCTCTCGAGGCGCTCGCCTCTGAAAGGCCGTGGCTAGTCAAGGTCGTCGCCGCCCCCAACGCCCATCCTGCTCTTTCCCTTTTCGGCGGCGCGGTTGACCAGAACGTCGTGCGCGACGTGGGTTCCGTTTGA
- a CDS encoding acetyl-CoA carboxylase biotin carboxylase subunit family protein: MPRATRALILVEGHRVIGLRYVQAAQSLGFHPITLSADPARYDYLAAESVETIRVDTDNLDALIHECSRLRATYDIAGITGFAGDDESIYATVGKLCLHFDLPGPNPASIEQCCDKFTQRQLLAEAGIPIPAYRLAANAAEVEISAAEIGLPVILKPAIGSGSIGVRLCSTVDELAEHTTYLLGGKHIWRSSPRILVEEYANGPHYIAQIMGNEVVAIAAADYGPPPHFVFHSGTQPASLTDDEHERIADVSLSCLRILGLGWGPTNVELRWTKLGPVVIEVNPRLLGGTGSQLVRLAYGVDLITEHIKLAVGHEWDLRRRHSHIVAVRVLIPDRDGIVDWIHGGSQAAAVPGVAEVQFCVEPNTPIVRKGDYRDRMGHVIAASPDRVRTEAIIQRAVNLISWSISPFP; encoded by the coding sequence ATGCCAAGAGCAACGAGAGCGCTTATCCTAGTTGAAGGTCATAGGGTAATTGGTCTGCGATACGTCCAAGCGGCCCAGAGTCTTGGTTTCCATCCAATTACCCTGTCGGCTGATCCTGCTCGGTATGACTACCTTGCGGCGGAAAGTGTCGAGACAATCCGTGTCGATACAGACAATCTCGATGCGCTGATTCACGAATGTTCGCGGCTACGTGCGACGTATGACATTGCTGGCATTACTGGCTTTGCGGGCGACGACGAGTCGATCTACGCGACAGTTGGCAAGCTCTGCCTGCATTTCGATCTACCGGGACCGAACCCCGCATCGATTGAACAATGCTGCGACAAATTTACTCAACGTCAGCTCCTCGCGGAGGCCGGCATTCCAATACCTGCTTATCGCTTAGCAGCGAATGCAGCGGAGGTTGAAATCTCTGCCGCCGAGATCGGCCTGCCGGTGATTCTGAAGCCAGCCATAGGCAGCGGCAGCATCGGTGTGCGATTATGCAGCACCGTCGATGAGTTAGCCGAACATACCACCTACCTATTGGGTGGGAAGCACATTTGGCGATCTTCGCCGAGGATACTTGTTGAAGAATACGCGAATGGTCCGCATTATATCGCTCAGATAATGGGAAATGAGGTCGTTGCGATTGCCGCCGCTGACTACGGCCCCCCACCGCATTTCGTCTTTCATAGCGGCACCCAGCCAGCCTCGCTGACAGATGACGAGCACGAGCGAATCGCCGACGTTTCGCTGAGCTGCTTGCGAATTCTCGGCCTTGGCTGGGGTCCCACGAATGTTGAACTCCGGTGGACGAAGCTTGGCCCTGTCGTCATTGAAGTGAATCCGCGACTTTTGGGCGGGACGGGTTCTCAATTGGTTCGGCTGGCTTATGGAGTCGATCTTATCACCGAACACATCAAGCTTGCCGTCGGCCACGAATGGGATTTGCGCAGAAGGCATTCACACATTGTGGCCGTCCGGGTCCTAATTCCTGACCGTGATGGCATCGTCGATTGGATCCATGGCGGCAGTCAGGCTGCTGCTGTACCGGGTGTCGCAGAGGTGCAATTTTGTGTCGAGCCCAATACCCCTATCGTGAGGAAAGGCGACTATCGAGATCGCATGGGACATGTCATAGCCGCTTCACCCGACCGTGTCCGGACCGAGGCGATAATTCAGCGTGCGGTGAACTTAATCAGTTGGTCGATCTCTCCATTTCCGTGA
- a CDS encoding aspartate aminotransferase family protein: protein MLEQPALPPPPLVGPRSAETFGRARRVFPDGTTRITIERDPIPRYMHHGESAFLVDVDGRRLLDLNGNFTTLIHGHAFPPVIEAVTQQLRSGCCFANPTEIEIDLAELLCARIPHLDRIRFVNTGTEAVMFAIKAARAFTGRPAIAKIEGAYHGAYDWVEVSQAATPQTWGDPEHPAPTLSYRGMPPAVLDDVVILRFNNAEGARRLITEHAGRLAAVLVDPMPSRSGLISPTPDFVSAIQETARRHGILVISDEVLNLRQGYEGASALYGLAPDLFALGKIIGGGLPIGAIGGRSEVMAVFEAASGGPALPQGGTFSANPLSMAAGLAAMEALDRAAFDYLERLGDKLRNGLERIIARHGAPFSVTGATSLFRLHPRRKPPREFRESFLTLQEVAVMTELTRFFATEGIILPKAAAACLSTPMGEDEIAFVANAFDRFLIQRAALLDTITG, encoded by the coding sequence GTGTTAGAGCAACCAGCCCTGCCCCCCCCTCCGCTCGTCGGACCCCGTTCTGCCGAGACTTTCGGCCGGGCGCGCAGGGTTTTCCCGGACGGCACCACGCGGATCACTATCGAGCGCGATCCCATTCCCCGCTACATGCATCACGGAGAGAGTGCGTTTCTTGTCGACGTTGATGGCCGTCGTCTCCTAGACCTCAACGGCAACTTCACGACCCTCATCCATGGCCACGCCTTCCCGCCCGTGATCGAGGCCGTGACGCAGCAGCTCAGAAGCGGATGCTGCTTCGCCAACCCGACCGAGATTGAAATCGATCTTGCTGAGCTTCTCTGCGCCCGAATTCCGCATCTTGACCGCATCCGCTTCGTCAATACCGGTACCGAGGCGGTCATGTTTGCGATTAAGGCGGCGCGGGCGTTCACGGGACGTCCCGCCATTGCCAAGATCGAGGGAGCCTATCACGGCGCCTACGACTGGGTCGAGGTCAGCCAGGCTGCAACGCCTCAAACGTGGGGCGATCCCGAACATCCCGCCCCCACTCTTTCTTATCGCGGCATGCCGCCAGCTGTGCTCGATGACGTTGTGATTTTGCGCTTCAACAACGCCGAGGGCGCGCGCCGGCTGATCACGGAACATGCAGGGCGTCTCGCAGCCGTCCTCGTTGATCCCATGCCGAGCCGCAGTGGGCTCATTTCGCCCACGCCGGATTTCGTATCCGCCATCCAAGAGACGGCCCGTCGTCACGGTATCCTTGTTATCAGCGACGAGGTTCTCAACCTCCGACAGGGTTACGAAGGCGCCTCTGCGCTCTATGGGCTCGCCCCCGATCTCTTCGCGCTCGGCAAGATCATTGGCGGCGGGCTCCCCATCGGCGCGATCGGAGGCCGCAGCGAGGTGATGGCAGTCTTCGAGGCCGCATCAGGCGGTCCTGCTCTGCCGCAGGGCGGCACCTTTTCAGCCAATCCGCTCTCGATGGCAGCAGGACTCGCCGCGATGGAAGCCCTCGACCGCGCTGCCTTCGATTACCTCGAGCGGCTGGGGGACAAACTGCGAAACGGGCTCGAACGCATCATCGCGCGGCACGGCGCCCCTTTCAGCGTCACTGGAGCCACTTCCCTCTTTCGCCTTCACCCGCGGCGCAAGCCGCCGCGAGAGTTCCGAGAAAGTTTCCTTACCCTACAGGAGGTGGCCGTGATGACGGAATTAACTCGCTTCTTCGCCACGGAAGGCATCATTCTGCCCAAAGCGGCCGCCGCTTGCCTCTCAACACCGATGGGGGAGGATGAGATCGCCTTCGTCGCAAATGCTTTCGACCGCTTCCTAATTCAGCGCGCGGCGCTCCTCGACACTATCACGGGTTAG
- a CDS encoding aminotransferase class I/II-fold pyridoxal phosphate-dependent enzyme, with the protein MSPVEFTAGAANASHFRNTASVIDRTRMHFERAHQRGLMGVYGRSLEGRAVMITEGERRGDTMADYVRCCYLGLDNHPAIVAGAVAAIKEYGSLHWSCARTRLNFGLVGELEGLLSQLFGARIITYSTVMIANMGALPIIASGHLTGGQRPVMVFDRLAHASLAFHKPVVAEETQVETIPHNDLDALEQLCRKHPIVAYVCDGVYSMGGFAPIEGLLELQEKYGLFLYIDDAHGISLFGESGEGFARSQLPNELGERTIVAASLAKGFGASGGMLMLGTAYQEELFRCYSIPHAFSASPNVAAVGAAMASAKIHRTSELRVRRDQLIDRIALFDDLINTDQRGAPLPIRMINVGDEFAAIDFAARLFDDGFYTSVTFFPTVARGHAGIRICLTASHDLSDLARLCNKIQIHGQSVFTATEEPH; encoded by the coding sequence ATGTCTCCGGTGGAATTCACAGCGGGCGCTGCAAACGCCAGTCATTTCCGCAACACCGCTTCGGTCATTGATCGGACGCGAATGCATTTCGAACGGGCTCACCAACGTGGTCTCATGGGTGTTTACGGGCGGTCTTTAGAGGGGAGGGCGGTCATGATCACGGAGGGCGAGCGTCGAGGCGATACCATGGCCGACTACGTACGTTGTTGCTACCTCGGCTTGGACAATCATCCAGCTATCGTTGCAGGCGCGGTTGCCGCGATAAAGGAATACGGATCACTCCACTGGTCTTGTGCACGCACGCGCCTGAATTTCGGACTCGTTGGTGAACTTGAGGGATTGCTTTCCCAACTCTTTGGGGCGCGGATTATTACTTACTCGACGGTTATGATTGCCAACATGGGCGCACTGCCAATCATCGCCTCCGGACATTTAACGGGAGGTCAAAGACCTGTCATGGTGTTCGACCGTCTGGCACATGCCTCGCTTGCCTTTCATAAGCCAGTTGTGGCCGAGGAGACCCAAGTCGAGACAATTCCTCACAATGACCTCGATGCTTTGGAGCAGCTTTGCCGCAAGCATCCAATCGTCGCTTACGTCTGCGATGGCGTCTATTCGATGGGCGGCTTCGCGCCGATCGAAGGGCTTCTTGAGTTGCAGGAAAAGTATGGCCTTTTTCTTTACATCGACGACGCACACGGAATTTCACTATTTGGCGAAAGTGGCGAAGGTTTTGCGCGCTCGCAATTACCCAACGAGCTAGGTGAGCGCACGATCGTCGCGGCGTCCCTCGCCAAGGGCTTCGGCGCGTCGGGCGGCATGCTCATGCTGGGAACGGCATATCAAGAAGAGCTATTTCGTTGCTACTCCATTCCGCATGCCTTCTCGGCTTCGCCCAACGTTGCAGCTGTCGGTGCCGCTATGGCCTCGGCGAAAATCCACCGCACGAGCGAGCTCAGGGTTCGCCGAGATCAATTGATCGACCGCATCGCCCTGTTCGACGATCTCATCAACACAGATCAGCGAGGCGCTCCTCTGCCAATTCGCATGATTAATGTGGGCGATGAATTTGCGGCTATTGATTTCGCAGCACGCCTATTCGATGATGGCTTTTACACTTCCGTCACGTTCTTTCCGACGGTCGCTCGGGGCCATGCGGGCATACGCATCTGTCTTACAGCGAGTCACGATCTGTCAGACTTGGCGCGGCTCTGTAATAAGATTCAGATCCACGGACAATCCGTGTTTACCGCAACAGAGGAGCCTCACTGA
- a CDS encoding acetyl-CoA carboxylase biotin carboxylase subunit family protein produces the protein MPRATRALILVEGHRGIGLRYVQAAQSLGYHPITLSADPARYDYLAAESVETIRVDTDNLDALIHECSRLRATYDIAGITGFAGDDESIYATVGKLCLHFDLPGPNPASIEQCCDKFTQRQLLAEAGIPIPAYRLAANAAEVEISAAEIGLPVILKPVIGSGSIGVRLCSTVDELAEHTTYLLGGKHIWRSSPRILVEEYANGPDYGAYAMGNEIVGIEAAVYGGQPHFVCSEGTFPAPLIDDEYKLMADVSLSCLRSLGLGWGPTSIQFRWTTRGPVVIEVNPRLGGGPQPVHLAYGVDLVTEHIKLVIGRECNLRKSHSHIAAWRSLFPDRDGILDWIHGGSQAAAVPGVAEVKFYVEPKTPIIRKGDYRDSMGYIIAVSSNRSRTKSILQQAIDLIDWSITPFPTEQEQ, from the coding sequence ATGCCAAGAGCAACGAGAGCGCTTATCCTAGTTGAAGGTCATAGGGGAATTGGTCTGCGATACGTCCAAGCGGCCCAGAGTCTTGGTTACCATCCAATTACCCTGTCGGCTGATCCTGCTCGGTATGACTACCTTGCGGCGGAAAGTGTCGAGACAATCCGTGTCGATACAGACAATCTCGATGCGCTGATTCACGAATGTTCGCGGCTACGTGCGACGTATGACATTGCTGGCATTACTGGCTTTGCGGGCGACGACGAGTCGATCTACGCGACAGTTGGCAAGCTCTGCCTGCATTTCGATCTACCGGGACCGAACCCCGCATCGATTGAACAATGCTGCGACAAATTTACTCAACGTCAGCTCCTCGCGGAGGCCGGCATTCCAATACCTGCTTATCGCTTAGCAGCGAATGCAGCGGAGGTTGAAATCTCTGCCGCCGAGATCGGCCTGCCGGTGATTCTGAAGCCAGTCATAGGCAGCGGCAGCATCGGTGTGCGATTATGCAGCACCGTCGATGAGTTAGCCGAACATACCACCTACCTATTGGGTGGGAAGCATATTTGGCGATCTTCACCGAGGATACTTGTTGAAGAATACGCGAATGGTCCAGACTACGGCGCTTACGCAATGGGAAATGAAATCGTTGGGATAGAGGCTGCTGTATATGGCGGCCAGCCGCATTTCGTCTGTAGTGAAGGAACCTTCCCAGCCCCGCTCATTGATGACGAGTACAAACTTATGGCCGATGTTTCGCTGAGTTGCTTGCGATCTCTCGGCCTTGGCTGGGGGCCAACCAGTATCCAATTCCGATGGACGACACGTGGTCCAGTCGTTATTGAAGTCAACCCGCGGCTTGGTGGTGGTCCTCAACCGGTTCATCTGGCTTACGGAGTCGACCTCGTCACCGAACACATCAAGCTTGTCATCGGTCGCGAATGTAACCTGCGCAAAAGCCATTCACATATCGCGGCCTGGCGCTCATTGTTTCCTGATCGCGATGGCATCCTCGATTGGATCCATGGCGGCAGTCAGGCTGCTGCTGTACCGGGTGTCGCCGAAGTCAAATTTTATGTTGAGCCCAAGACGCCGATCATCAGGAAGGGCGATTACCGAGACTCCATGGGGTACATTATCGCCGTTTCATCCAACCGTTCTCGGACAAAGTCGATACTCCAGCAAGCCATCGACCTAATCGACTGGTCGATCACACCATTTCCGACTGAACAGGAACAATAA
- the ectB gene encoding diaminobutyrate--2-oxoglutarate transaminase, which translates to MDTDAFTAHESSVRRYCRAFPTVFTKALGATIWDETGKPFIDFLVGSGALNYGHNNPDIMAPAIEYLVGENILLSLDMHTAAKRDFIEGFVDWILKPRGLSYKIQFPGPTGTNANEAALALARKYTGRSSVMAFTNAFHGMSLGSLAVSGSASTRELGGVARHDVIRVPYDGYPSQAFDSASYIDSVLSDPGSGIEKPAAIILETIQAEGGMNAASAAWLTEIQRICRTHGIVFIVDDIQAGAGRTGDFFSFESAKIEPDIVCLSKSLSGSGSPLSIVLIRPDLDIWKPGEHSGTFRGNNFAFVTAGAMCKMWSDRKFTAGVERTAVRLQTHLDRLVAKFPRYIEQKRGRGLMAGLKCRSPAVVGRVHDVAFENGLLIESSGPNRDVIKVLPPITITDAELDRGITILEHALQEQDNA; encoded by the coding sequence CGACGATCTGGGACGAGACGGGTAAGCCCTTTATCGATTTCCTGGTGGGTTCCGGCGCACTCAACTACGGGCACAACAATCCGGATATTATGGCGCCGGCGATTGAATATCTCGTCGGTGAGAACATTCTTCTGTCGCTTGATATGCATACGGCGGCAAAGCGTGACTTCATTGAAGGGTTCGTCGATTGGATCCTGAAACCCAGAGGCCTTTCATACAAGATTCAGTTTCCTGGGCCGACCGGCACGAACGCCAACGAAGCGGCTCTGGCGCTGGCGCGAAAATACACCGGCCGCTCGAGCGTCATGGCCTTTACGAATGCGTTCCACGGCATGTCGCTCGGCTCTCTAGCGGTGTCGGGCTCGGCCTCAACCAGGGAACTGGGAGGCGTCGCTCGCCACGATGTGATCCGTGTTCCCTATGACGGCTATCCGAGCCAAGCTTTCGATTCCGCCAGTTACATCGACAGCGTTTTGAGCGACCCGGGGAGCGGCATAGAAAAGCCTGCCGCAATCATTCTGGAGACCATCCAGGCAGAGGGCGGCATGAACGCCGCATCCGCAGCGTGGCTCACGGAAATTCAGCGCATTTGCCGCACGCATGGCATTGTTTTTATCGTCGACGACATCCAGGCAGGTGCGGGCCGAACTGGCGACTTCTTCTCATTCGAGTCTGCAAAAATCGAACCGGATATTGTTTGTCTTTCTAAGTCCCTTAGCGGTTCAGGTAGTCCGTTGTCCATCGTTCTGATTCGACCCGACTTGGATATATGGAAGCCCGGAGAACATAGCGGGACCTTCAGAGGAAACAATTTCGCCTTCGTGACGGCAGGAGCCATGTGCAAGATGTGGTCGGATAGGAAATTTACTGCAGGTGTCGAGCGGACAGCCGTCAGGCTGCAAACGCACCTCGATCGCCTGGTTGCGAAATTTCCAAGATACATCGAACAGAAGCGCGGCCGCGGTCTGATGGCCGGCCTGAAATGCCGTTCACCGGCAGTTGTCGGCCGCGTGCACGATGTCGCATTCGAAAATGGCCTTCTTATCGAATCCTCGGGGCCAAATCGCGACGTTATCAAAGTCCTCCCGCCGATAACCATCACCGATGCCGAACTCGATCGTGGCATCACCATCCTTGAACACGCACTACAGGAGCAAGACAATGCCTAG
- the fabG gene encoding 3-oxoacyl-ACP reductase FabG, which yields MTTENTKSMGVAVVTGGATGIGFATVAHLIDAGWRVAFFSQTRERVEAAAVDLRARFPAWNIHADTVDLRDERGVCRFFANVRERWGTVSALVCNAGYSPKGPNDQRVALGHMPLAKWDDVIRVNLTGAFLCCREVLPGMAEARQGRIVLISSLAARTQPKIAGASYVASKSALAGLARSIMSEYAGLGITVNTICPGRVLSNMTGPPERPGNRAALARIPIGRLGRPEDISRVIKFLVRSDSDFINGAIIDVNGGEFAPS from the coding sequence ATGACGACAGAAAACACCAAATCAATGGGCGTTGCGGTCGTCACCGGCGGGGCAACCGGGATCGGGTTTGCGACCGTCGCGCATCTAATCGACGCTGGCTGGCGCGTCGCTTTCTTCAGCCAGACGAGAGAGCGGGTGGAGGCTGCCGCTGTCGATCTACGCGCCCGTTTTCCAGCTTGGAATATCCACGCCGACACGGTCGACCTCCGTGACGAACGCGGCGTCTGCCGGTTCTTCGCCAATGTCCGCGAGCGGTGGGGAACGGTATCCGCGCTTGTCTGCAATGCTGGCTACTCGCCGAAAGGTCCAAACGATCAGCGTGTCGCTCTCGGCCATATGCCGCTTGCCAAATGGGATGATGTTATCCGGGTGAACCTCACGGGCGCCTTCCTCTGTTGCCGCGAGGTGTTGCCCGGTATGGCGGAAGCCCGGCAAGGCCGTATCGTCCTGATCAGTTCACTCGCGGCGCGTACGCAGCCGAAGATCGCCGGAGCGAGCTACGTTGCCTCGAAGAGCGCGCTTGCAGGGCTCGCCCGGTCGATCATGAGCGAATACGCCGGGCTTGGTATCACGGTGAACACGATCTGCCCTGGCCGTGTCTTAAGCAATATGACGGGACCGCCCGAGAGGCCCGGAAACCGCGCTGCACTCGCGCGGATCCCGATCGGCCGGCTCGGCAGGCCCGAAGACATCAGCCGCGTCATTAAGTTTCTTGTTCGCTCGGATTCCGACTTCATTAACGGCGCCATCATCGATGTCAACGGCGGTGAGTTCGCCCCCTCTTAA